GGTTCATGAGAGAAAAGTACTTATACTACATAACTGCAAACCCGTTCATGTATACATATTCAAATAAATGTCAGTTCACACACGAGCTTTTTTGTCGTCCTAACCGATTTTTGGTGGGTGAAGAACGACGAGGAATTGTCGCGTAGTCGAACCGCACAAACACTTgcaaaaattgtatggaaaggAAAACAGAAAAACTCGACTAGAGTTGCTAGACTCGTGTCGCTCGTGTGACGCACTGAGTATTGCGGACAATTTTAACAGTGGCGAGTAAACAGAGCTGAACATTGAATGAAAGTTATGCTCACAAATATGCAGGGctgttacagacgtatgttAGCCCTTTGGATTACATTTTTATACGTTTGCAATCACATCTATTAAtacgaatatatttttttacatacatattaatgaatacatgCTTAActgataaaattataatatttatagtcaatgtGCAATTAAGGTCTAGATTAATTATTTCCTATGTTTGataatactatataatatactttcatatgtacttaaaagtatgtatatgttatgtgTATTATAATAGCCGTGTTTATTTGACCATCACAAGCTAATAGCTAAATCATGGACAAATAAGACGCACTTATAGCACGTTCACATATAAGCAGATTatggttaacaaaaattaacctCGAAGCTAACCTTGTTGCTTTCACATATAGCAAAGATAACCCAGTTAAATAAGAGAAATTGACAGCTGTatccatttgtgttttttttttctttacacaTTTTCTTCTTGTAAAAAATAAGTTCATAAATGAGTGATGgattcaaaattgaaaaaatgtttaaagcgGGATTcagtaaccagtctctagtgtctatttgagacattttgaggtaaaatctcaatttgtgactagttactattcactaaacagtctctagcgttagtctcaaaatattgcctcaaatttgaaacctgatagttagcaggtcacaaaaccaaaaagaactcttgtgtgccattttgaatatatcgaatagagatcatcatagatattaatcgattgtcgtttttttatattttgaaagcaactcaaacacgaaaaggttaaaaataaatcaattttacataaatttcgtaaatattatgaaacaaagtcaacatatatttttatttttattgataaatatgttttttgactatgttatagaaaatttaatatttgttatcgacatatttattttcattcaagtttaaaaacatctctgaataatgaaatgtaatagattttgtggcTGTCACTTAACGAATaccaaaatcgtctcaagtctcaaaaattgtctcttacttaaaatctcaaatttagcgacttgagactgtatcacagtacagaatcgcacggttactTTTGTTTGCTACAAACCAAGAAGAAAGCAATAAATATCTAGCAGCATTAAATTCCTGTAGCCGAGAATATAAAGTTGCTATCCAACAAAGTGAGCAGGAATTACGGATACGAAGAGCTCGAGTAATATCgatttattatgaaatattaatgtTGACAACAATACCTCTTTGTAAGGAAATAAACCCAAGAAGTATTTGGGCATACGTAacagtgatctgcagtgaatgagttaaacacaactttgagccacttgcgaaaaattgagtatgaagcaagcaaattattcaCGGAATGAGTATAAGTGTGAATACTGCTCACTTACAATTATGAGAGAGAGAGTTTTGGCTTGTGAGCTGCTTAGTTTGTATGAAGcatatattcacaagtgtttgcTTATGAGCTCACAATACTTATGAATCTTTGCTTAGGATTCTCTGACATTCATGAAtacaaaacacttgtgaatatacgAAGAAGCTCAATTGTGCGCAAGCCACTTGAGCCGTAACGATATGAACCAAAGGCTAAGAAATCCATTACGAAATTAGTAAGAGttactattatattattgtataacaACAAGGATTTTGTAACTGGTTCTAATAATGACtagatataatgaaataaaaaaatggattttcatattttgtgttaattttctctattattaaaaaaaaatcacatatacatacatacttacattattatgttatcacttataatattacattttattttataaaatgataattcagttcctttcaatggaattaaaattaaaaataaaaatcacgtcagtttaatggtataaaattacatgaattattatcaaaaactaaataacaaaCTTCAGTTAATTtcggtaaaaataaaaataataagcataAAATTTACTTCAAGATTTATGGACATACATAAGATTCAACTCCAaagatacaagtatatattataagtatagcttctaaatatatattaagattGAGGTATTGCACAAAATTACTTCTCAATatcattgtatatttttgttttttaagtttctaaggTCTTATTGCCATATTAGTTAGTCTTATATATTGAATTcaggaatattattttatctacggTTTTGGGTGCAAGTCGATTTCTTTTATCAGTTATTAAATTGCCTGCCAAGGAAAATACACGTTCAGACGCCGCACTACTTGCAGgtatagttaatattttaagtgcaaGTTTTGATATGCTTGGAAAGTTAGCTTTATGTTGCTTCCACCATTGAATTGCGTCGAAGTCATTATCAAATTGTATTCTTTCTGTAAAATATCGATCTATCTCATCTTCGATACGTTCCTGCGCGcccatgtttgaaatatttggaaaaaagaagTTCAGGTCATTTGCAGGTGAAGACGTATTTGATGTTGAAGTAATTGGTGAAGATGGAATTTGTGAtaagaaacaaagaagtttcagttttgtagtttttacgaaGTCAATAGACTCACtcgttccttttaaaacccctccgcgtaggtataaacTTCAGGGACTCATCTACCTAAGCTCTTCATTTTCTTAAATGTAAGATAAAAGCTTTGCATTAAGgcttaagaaataattgaataaaaggataagaaacaaagaagtttcagttttgtagtttttacgaaGTCAATAGACTCACtcgttccttttaaaacccctccgcgtaggtataaacTTCAGTGACTCATCTACCTAAGCTCTCCAATttctagaatgtaagataaagcttaagaaaataattcaataaaaggaTAATAAACAAAGAATTTTCAGTTTTGTCGTCACTACAATCGCGCGTttcgttccttttaaaacccctccgcgtagttataaaatatattttgaataggcacGGAATTTGTGAATGTATTCATGAATAAACAATGAGCCACTTATTAGTGAATGTATTCATGAGCCTTTCAACTCATCTAATGGTAAGCAACGAATAGCTCAAACAATTGTATGCAGAGAAGCAAGCCAAGCCAAGTGTGAGCGATAAGTGATTGTGAGACATATTCACACTCATTATTACACAAGGAAGCCATGTGATTGTGagaagacaatatttttagtgagaGCAAGTGTGAGTGAATATTGGGGGTGATTCATGAATATGAGAGTGTATTCATAAGCCAAGTATTCACTGCTGATCACTGATACGtaagtaaaacaagtaaggaagggctaagttcgggtgtcacagaacattttatactctcgcatgataaagtgataatcgagatttcattatacgtcatttagatatttttcaaataccgtatttttgaaaagttttattccgctatcatcattggttcctaatgtatatactcgtgttatacagaaaaggcatcagatggaattcaaaatagcattatattggaagaaggcgtggttgtgaacagagaactgcaaaactcactttttccttgaatcagctcatacgcaaaagtttctattcaagtCCAATCACAATTGGTACacaacttatattttagtatgtatttgtcatcccgtcgatatggaacaagaagatattttagaaaaaatacgtacaaacgcctacacattgtcagcccgacataagggaaggagccatgtttggaatatattatctgaaattattaaagaggatggcactatttggaatggatttacatatatactgccaatcctgtaacaatatttaaaaatatttgccaaaaaattcttcaaatttaaacagacatatgtatgtaagtgctgcaaatcgcttaaggagacggcgcttttattcaagcacagtgagtttattcatatgcgttgagtttgctcatacccattgagtttgctcttttgtgtttttgttttcatacaacacgatcattgttgagccgaatgagcgaacgcttgagtagagctgtttcaacacgagcgtgaataaactcagcaagcaaacgaatttaccgcaattgagctgaatttagctcagtagcgaaaacattcacgaatgccattttgagcgcttgagccgaatgtgctgatagttcgggtattgatcgtgcatgaacatttttgcgctcaacggaagccgttctctggttgtgaaccgatttcacccatatggtgtacatgtcatcagggtgttaagaaaatattatataccgaatttcattgaaatcggtacagtagttcctgagatatggtctttggttcataagtgggcgaggccacgcccattttaaatttttaaaaaaagcctgggtgcagcttccttctgcaatttcttccgtaaaatttagtgttttgttagtcgggttatttagtgattttcaacataacctttgtatgggaggtggacgtggttattatccgatttcttccatttttgaactgtatatgaaaatgcctgaagaaaacgactctgtagagtttggttgacatagctatagtagtttccgagatatgtacaaaaaacttagtagagagcggggccacgcccacttttccaaaaaaaatgcttccaaatatgccccgccctaatgcgatcctttttgccaaatttcacttgaatatctttatttatggcttagttatgacactttataggttttcgttttccgccattttgtgggcgtgacagtgggccgattttgcccatcttcgaacttaaccttcttatggagccaaggaatacgtgtaccaagtttcattatgatatctcaatttttactcaagttacagcttgcacgggcggacggacagacggacggacggacagacggacagacagacatccggatttcgactctactcgtcaccctgatcactttggtatatataactctagatctgactcttttagttttaggacttacaaacaaccgttatgtgaaaaaaactataatactctccttagcaacattgttgcgagagtataaaaagcacaattataaacacatttaaatacatatactttagAAGCGACATGGGAACTTTTGGGAAAAGGATGTTCCATCAATGAACGACCGCGTTTTTAAACAAACCTTTCGCATGGGCAGGGCAACCTTTGAAATACTGTGTGAATATGTCAAAGGTATTACCAAACAGGATTCATGCTATAGGAAGTGCATCCCATTGCAGAAAAGGGTAGCTGTTGCCGTCTACACATTAAAATCTTCGCcggagtataaaatattcggtgttTCGAAGGCAATCGTCATCGAAATATTTCTTGCTTTTTGCCAAGAAGTGTAGCAATCATTACGTCCCATTTATTTGACAGAACAATTAAGGAACAGTGAAAAAGTGGATGAGTGTGTTCATGGGTTTGAGAAGTTTGGCTTTCCGCAATGTCTTGGTGCCATAGTCGGTTGCCACATTAAAGTTCGGCCACCTGGGAAGGATTGCATGGACTATTACAATTATAAGGGATGGTACTCCACAGTTTTATTTGCCCTTGTAGATTATAGGTTAGAGGTATAATGAATTTTCActtgatattttcaataatttcttttttatccaGATATCGCTTCCTCAACATTAATGTTGGCTGCCCAGGTCGATACAATgactcaaaaatttttcaatgtaGCAAACTAAATACTGCATTGAAGGTCCCAGTCTTCACTGCAAAAAGCAAAAGTATTAATGGCGTGAATGTTCCTGTGGGCGTTATGGGTGATTCGGCTTTCCGATTTGCCAACAATCTAATGAAACCCTATCCATTCCAAGTACATCCTCCAGaggatgaaaaaatttttaattaccgATTGTCCAAATGCCGAAGAGTGGTGGAAAATGCGTTTGGACACCTAAAGGCTCGTTTTAGGAGAATAAGGAAAGGACAACCACATCAAAAATGTTCCTTTTATGTTCATAATGATGTCATCAACAACAAATGGATAGAAAAACAAACCACTTACGAAAGTAGTGTACGCCTGGAACAGCCCGAGCACACAGATGCTGTAGCAGATTTTGAAGCAGAACCTGAAAGCAGAACCTAAAGAGCGATTGCGAATTCATTTCGTAAGTTTGTTCTagatttgtaattatttttatttttcatttaacaaattaataaggtctttatacaaatttttcgtattttcactcattttttttaaaatatcattcCTCTTCTCTTCCGAAGAACTGCTTTTTCGGTTAGTTCCACCATACTTTCTTGCACCCCTCTCATGGACTCCATTTCTTTCCCAAACATATCTgtagtttttttccaaattctctacTAAACGCTCATGGGTTAATTTCCTTCTTTTTGCAGACTCCGGAGTCGTCGAAAGTCCTGCAAGCTCATCGCTTGAAATGAATTTGGATTGGCTGCTCGTCGAAGGGTAGATAGCAGCGCAACCAATGTTGTCTTCTGGTTCCACAtcttgaattaaaataaaataataaataaaaacacaaggaaggttcgacgtcgagaagctgcaatcacaacagacagccgaacgattttctactcggcttgcactcctgttctctgagagcactcttcaacaactcggtataagggaactgcgggacggcatttcaaattccttacgtacagctgcaaccgaagccattggtttcggaaagtgcaaaagaacaactggtacgacgaggagtgccgtgacgcagcggagagaaaacaggctgcctacctcgcaacgttacgatcgaccacaacacgtgcgggatgggatagataccgagagttgaagagggaagcgagatgcatttgcagacggaagaagaaagaggccgaaatgcgtgagtacgaagagtttgataagctggccaacaggggtaatgctcgaaaattctacgaaaaattgcggcggcttacagaagttttcaagaccggagcatactcttgtagaacccccaaaggtgatctagtcactgatgcctagagcatagttaaattatggagggaacacttctccagcctgctgaatggcagtgaacgcacaacaccaggagaaggagaacccgattcctcaatcgatgacgatggagcagacgttccattacccgaccatgaagaagttcgaatagcaattgcccgcctcaagaacaacaaagcggcaggggccgacggactaccggccgagctattcaaacacggcggcgaagaactaatagggagcatgcatcagcttctttgtaaaatatggtcggacgagagcatgcccaacgattggaatttaagtgtgctatgcccaatccataaaaaaggagaccccaaaatctgcgccaactaccgtgggattagcctcctcaacatcgcatataaggttctatcgagcatattgtgtgaaagattaaagcccaccgtcaacaaactgattggaccttatcagtgaggcttcagacctggaaaatcaacaactaaccagatattcaccatgcgccaaatcttggaaaagacccatgaaaagagaatcgacacacaccacctcttcgtcgatttcaaagctgctttcgatagcacgaaaaggagctttCTGAATTTactatccccgcaaaactaaaacggctgggtaaactgacgttgagcaacacgaaaagctccgtcaggatcgggaaggacctctccgagccgttcgatatcaaacgaggtttcagacaaggcgattccctatcgtgtgactttttcaacctgcttctggagaaaatagttcgagctgcagaatttagtagagaaggtaccatcttttataagagtgtacagctgctggcgtatgccgacgatattgatatcatcggcctcaacacccgcgccgttagttctgctttctctaggctggacaaggaagcacagaaaatgggtctggtagtgaacgagggcaaggcgaaatatctcctgtcatcaaacaaacagtcgtcgcactcgcgacttggctctcacgtcactgttgacagtcgtaactttgaagttgtagataatttcgtctatttaggaaccagcattaacaccactaataatgtcagcctggaaatccaacgcaggattgctcttgccaacaggtgctacttcggactgagttggcaattgaaaagtaaagtcctctttcgactaacaaaagctaaactctataagtcgctcataattcccgtcctgctatatggtgcagaggcttgggcgatcacaacaaccgatgagtcgacgttacgagttttcgagagaaaaattctgcgaaagatttatggtcctttgcgcattggccacggctacgctgactaggtcatgttgtccggatggatgaaaacactccagctctgaaagtattcgacgcagtacccgccgggggaagcagaggaagaggaagacctccactccgttggaaggaccaagtggagaaggacctggcttcgcttggaatatccaattggcgctacgcagcgaaaagaagaaacgactggcgcgctgttgttaagtcggctataatcgcgtaagcggtgtctacgccaattaagaagaagaagaataaataaaagagcaaacaaaagtttcatttttatattacctaTACTCTCTTGTATGAGTTCTTTGAAATTTACTGCCTTATTACCACTGAGTATTTCTTCCACCTCCTTGTAGTGGATCCAAGAGGAAGGCGAACCACTAGTAATACCCACCGCATTCTTTTCtaatctataaaataaaatacatattataatgCTATGAGTATGCagcaaaatatacttttttaattttaaatgtactTACTTGTAACGATTGGTAAAATTATGCACTTTTTCCTTTATTTCAGCTGCACTGTAGTTCATCTGCCTTTTTGAAAATTCCTCTTCCAAACGCGCAaagatatgaaatttttttttttcgcagAGCAGCACTTTCTCCGCATCTACTGTCCATCTAACACGGTTTTCCTTTTCCtaattacaatttaataaaattattatatataagtatatttgtatgcataaaaaataaaaatatataaattcaaatttatactTACCGGcgtatttgatccattttttaaattcctgCGAATTTTTTGTCAGTTGCTgtcaaatttaagcaaaaatattcacAATAGATACTGAAGTGTCGCAATTTCGAGTATATTTCGACTGCTTTCCAATGCAACAATGCATATTTTAGTAGGTTATAAAATAACCGCGTAGGTTATAGAGCAGACCGAGGTTATCTTTTCATACAGATTATATGGCTAACCTCGCATTTTATGGGTAGGTTACAAGATAACCTAGTTAACCTAGCTAACCTGGCTAACCTGCTTATATGTGAACATAGTATTAGCTTATTACATATATTCGCTTAAAAATGAATTGTGTTGACAATGCGGGCAAGAACAATCAGCTGATatacaattttgtttgaaatttcaaatttgcaaacggaatattaatatactaaacaaatatatttattttatttatttgaggtctagaatacaaaaaactaaaaactagtCTTCATATTTGTCTTAATTTTAACTCAATACTCATCcaaaaaatctgtaattttggtttgttttcattttcgtcAGTCAAAATTAGGTTTCTCGCTATTGCCAACTACTTCTTTTTGGAAAAACCCtagctattgtgaatgaaaaaatgcGATGAACTGGCAACGCCTCTAGTTCAATACACAAGCTATGATAGCTTATGACAAGCCAACATAagccgtgttttatttgaccgtcataagctaatagctaaatcatggacaaataaaacgcatttAGCTTATTTCACATTTTCGCTTAAATATGCATTATATTGGTAACGCGGGCAATAACAATCAGctgatattaaatttattgcgcAGAAATGTTTGAcatggaaaaaatgtaaattttaatttttaaatttgtatacaaacTTTTCACAagctaaataattatttattttgtatatatacagcaAAAGAAAAGTTTGGACAAAGGCCGAAACACTCCTATTCCTGAAGTGCTACAATGATAGGAAGGATGAGTTCCTGCATGCGCGGAAGAAAAAGTTCGCTTGTGAAAACGTCTTGGAGGACATGATATATCAAGGATTTACAgtaagaatattttaaagttattttgtaAATAGTTATTACATTTGATTCAACAGAATACAACGGTTAATGCGGCTGCCCTTGTAGCAAAAATGAAAACGCTTTTGAAGGCATATAAAACAGCGAAAGACAATGAGAAAGCAAATCCTATTCCAACTCGTCGTTTTCGTAAAAGCGCTATATAACGATATTTTGATCAAAAAATCGAACTTAAAATGAAAAGTGCTGAAGAAAAGGCGAAGTTTTACGCGaacattcaaaaacaaatgcagGATTTGGCCGAAAGACGAGATATGCAGATAGAAATTGAataagaaaaactgaaaatagaagaagaaaaatttaaagttttacagcagtctgttatgaataaaaaatagaaaagctaATTGATTTCATAACGattatatattgttttatttaacggGAATATATAATCAAGCttatcataaaattaaaattttttacatacaaatctTGAACAAATGCGTACGTATATATACGTGTTTATAtctacattaggaaccaatgatgatatcggaataaaactttacacaaatacggtatttgaaaaatatgtaaatgacggataatgaaatctcgattatcactttatcatgcgagagtataaaatgttcggtgacacccgaacttagccctttcttacttgttttatataaaactaaaacaataagaaaatgtGGCCCTCTAGTTTGAAGTAGTTTTGCCACTTCACATCCCCTATAGTTTGCAAGGTGATTCTGATTGCAGTTACAGCATTTTAGCGGTAGTTCGGCAGGTTTTGTGCAACTTAAAGTTGTATGATTTCCGGCGCACTTCACACACCTTGGTAGTTTCCAACAATAACTTCTAGTGTGACCGAATGCCTGACAGGATTTACACTGCGGTACAAGATACGATGGCTGGATGAGCTCGAGTTTGACGACagagtttaaaatatgtttaatttcgTAGGTTTTCTTAATGTTTTCTGTAGATTCGAAGCATaagtaaacatatttaataaatgttttattttattttgaagtgtaaattaattttttattttctttaatggtttttttttaaagtaacttATAACTCTcgcttataacttataactcaTAACTGCCCTATTTATCTCTTAATTTTAGttctatattataatattttagttcTTCATTATAATACTATAAATGCTGATCATGCAAAAAGGATGGCTGTGGCATTTCTTGTTGCGTGATCAAGTTCTTCTTGTAATTGTATTCCAATAGATTTTATGATGACTTTGCATATTGGCTattgttgattttaatattctttgtttacGTTAATTCTATTTGTTATGATAGGCGGTTGGCTTGATCCTATGGATGAATGTGGTGTCGACTTACATCACATATGTGTCTACTAGAGATGAATGGGATAGGGGTTTATTTTAGTGGGTTTGGGTTGCATTAACTTGTATGACCTTCGTAACTTTATAAACTTCCTTTTGTAGATGTGTGACAATGCTTTCAAGCTCGCATGAGTGATGAAGGTCTTTTATCATTACGCGTATATCGCGCGATTGCTTGTCCTCGTACGAGTACCAGGAAATTTGCGATTCTTTTAATTTCCTTGTGAGTATTCTATAGTCTGGACTGTCTGAAAGGTTTATTTTACATGGACTTGGGCCAGTGAGCTTAGATGTGTAAGTATTTTTAGCTTCCGCGTTTATCAAGGAACGCATCAAAGTTTGGTTAAAAATTTCTGATATAATAATTGGCGAAGAGCGATGACTTACTTTTATAGCTGTTTTACCTTCTTCTGTATTATCCGGACTCAAAGACTTCAGCGTTACATCCGGTAAAGAATctgctttgatttttttacttttcctaatttttttctgttttaatagCCAATTTGTTTCACTTTCCAGCTCTTCTTCGACTGTTTCAGCTACAAAGGTCGATTTGGATGGAGAAGAAACCGTTTTAttgatataatattatatatttgttgaGATTTTCTTAGGTTTTCGTTTTCTAGTTTAAGTGTCgcattctaatttttttgctcattattcaatatttttataccctgaacagggtatattaagtttgtcacgaagtttgtaacacccagaaggaatcgtcggagaccctataaagtatatatataaatgatcagtatgtcgagctgagtcgatttagccatgtccgtctgtctgcccgtctgtccgtctgtctgtctgtctgtatatatacgaactagtccctcagtttttaagatatcgttttaaaattttgcaaacgtcattttctcttcaagaagctgctcatttgtcggaacggccgatatcggaccattataacatatagctgccatacaaactgaacgatcggaatcaaatgcttgtatggaaaactttaacatttgacaagatatattcacgaaatttggaatatgttatttcctaaagcaacaatgtaatctccgaagaaattgatcagatcggttaactatagcatatagctgccatacaaactgaacgatcggaatcaagttcttgtatggacaactttcacatttgacaagatatattcacgaaatttggtatatattattttctaaagcagcaatgtaatctccgaagaaaatgtgcagatcggttaactatagcatatagatgccatacatactgaacgatcggaatcaagttcttgtatggacaactttcacatttgacaagatatattcacgaaatttggaatatgttatttcctaaagcaacaatgtaatctccgaagaaattgatcagatcggttaactatagcatatagctgccatacaaactgaacgatcggaatcaagttcttgtatggacaactttcacatttgacaagatatattcacgaaatttggtacatattatttcctaaagcaacaatgtaatctccgaagaaattgatcagatcggttgaatatagcatatagcttccatacaaactgaacacatagttactaacataaatgcatctgtgaagggtatttagcttcggtgcaaccgaagttaacgttttttcttgttatttgcttaattcggataagttagagttcgttcaaaaacaatttttactttttgccttaaatcactaaccgtttaaaacttataaatctcccgacactcgctagtcgtagggagatgcttggtataatatttcttgtaaaactcatgaatgggtcagtctgtagcccatctctcttatctgatattaattttaacgttcccgctcgctctaccaggcagttttgactcttacttttaaaattttctagaacaaattttgcgttaaacgaaccattccaccgcatatgtc
The sequence above is drawn from the Bactrocera tryoni isolate S06 unplaced genomic scaffold, CSIRO_BtryS06_freeze2 scaffold_11, whole genome shotgun sequence genome and encodes:
- the LOC120779640 gene encoding uncharacterized protein LOC120779640; translated protein: MDYYNYKGWYSTVLFALVDYRYRFLNINVGCPGRYNDSKIFQCSKLNTALKVPVFTAKSKSINGVNVPVGVMGDSAFRFANNLMKPYPFQVHPPEDEKIFNYRLSKCRRVVENAFGHLKARFRRIRKGQPHQKCSFYVHNDVINNKWIEKQTTYESSVRLEQPEHTDAVADFEAEPESRT